A part of Pungitius pungitius chromosome 15, fPunPun2.1, whole genome shotgun sequence genomic DNA contains:
- the LOC119209396 gene encoding tetratricopeptide repeat protein 39C-like: MADPAEPAPGRAADGKTGEINEADMALKGINMLLNNGFKESDELFTLHRNSSPLMSFGASFVSFLTAMMTFEEEKMQMAYDDLKATERLCERENIGVIETLKNKMKRSTDPQRCGVAAVDRLQRQIIIADCQVYLALLSFIKQELSSYIKGGWVLRKAWKMYNKCYSDITHLQEGKRRRASEQQAAAPPPLSSLPGPSPPPRPDGVSPEALDRLKGAVSFGYGLFHLCISMVPPHLLKIVNLLGFPGDRLQGLSALECASESKDMKAPLATLALLWYHTVVQPFFALDGTDTQTGLMEAKSILQRREAIYPNSSLFMFFKGRVQRLECHIGSALTSFRAALDLASGQREIQHVCLYEIGWCSMIELNCGEAYRAFDRLKTESRWSQCYYAYLTGVCHGATGDLEGAVAVFGEVERLYKRRNNQIELFSMKRAEKLKTSSLSKELCILSVIEILYLWKALPNCSAAKLKTMTQVLQGIDDASCAGLKNLLLGAINGCLNDTNNAVQFFHLAARDEVGHLSNSYVQPYSCYELGCVLLTSPESAERGRMLLIQAKEDYGGYDFENRLHVRIHSALASIRAAAVQT; encoded by the exons ATGGCGGACCCAGCGGAACCAGCACCGGGACGCGCGGCGGACGGAAAGACGGGCGAGATCAACGAGGCGGACATGGCGCTGAAAGGAATCAATATGCTCCTCAACAACGGCTTCAAAGAGAGCGACGAGCTCTTCACGCTGCACAG GAACAGCAGTCCTCTGATGAGTTTCGGGGCCAGTTTTGTAAGTTTTCTG acTGCTATGATGACgtttgaggaggagaaaatgcaGATGGCCTACGACGACCTCAAAGCCACAGAGAGACTGTGCGAGAGGGAAAACATTGGTGTCATTGAGACCCTTAAAAACAAGATGAAGAGGAGT ACGGACCCTCAGAGGTGTGGGGTGGCTGCAGTGGACCGACTCCAGAGGCAGATCATCATCGCAGACTGCCAGGTCTACCTCGCGCTGTTGTCTTTCATCAAACAAGAGCTGTCAT CATACATCAAAGGAGGCTGGGTCCTCCGTAAAGCCTGGAAGATGTACAACAAATGCTACAGCGACATCACACACCTGCAGGAGGGCAAAAGACGGCGAGCCTCCGAACAGCAAGCCGCGGCGCCCCCGCCGCTGTCCTCTCTCCCCGGGCCGAGCCCGCCCCCGAGGCCGGACGGCGTCAGCCCCGAGGCTCTGGATCGGCTCAAAGGGGCCGTCAGCTTCGGCTACGGCCTCTTCCACCTCTGCATCTCGATGGTGCCGCCGCACCTCCTCAAGATCGTCAACCTGCTGGGCTTCCCCGGCGACCGCCTCCAAGGCCTGTCGGCGCTCGAGTGCGCCAGTGAAAGTAAGGACATGAAGGCCCCCTTAGCTAC CCTTGCCCTCTTGTGGTATCACACAGTAGTGCAGCCCTTCTTTGCCCTGGATGGCACAGACACGCAGACGGGCCTGATGGAAGCCAAATCCATTCTTCAGCGACGGGAGGCGATCTATCCAAACTCCTCCCTTTTCATGTTCTTCAAAGGCAGAGTCCAACGCCTCGAG TGCCACATCGGTAGTGCCTTGACGTCCTTCCGTGCTGCCTTAGACCTCGCCTCTGGCCAGAGGGAGATTCAGCACGTGTGTTTATATGAAATAG gTTGGTGCAGCATGATCGAACTGAACTGCGGAGAAGCCTACAGGGCCTTTGACCGTCTGAAGACGGAGTCCCGCTGGTCCCAGTGCTATTACGCTTATTTAACTGGAG TGTGCCACGGAGCCACGGGTGACCTTGAAGGAGCTGTCGCTGTTTTCGGGGAAGTCGAAAGACTTTACAAACGCAGGAACAATCAGATCGAGTTGTTCTCCATGAAGAGG GCTGAGAAGCTAAAGACCTCCAGTCTATCCAAAGAGCTCTGCATCCTCTCTGTGATCGAGATCCTTTACCTGTGGAAAGCTCTGCCCAACTGCTCCGCTGCTAAGCTCAAGACGATGACACAAG TCCTGCAAGGGATCGACGATGCCTCGTGTGCAGGCCTGAAAAACCTGCTTCTTGGTGCCATAAACGGATGTCTGAATGATACCAACAATGCCGTTCAG TTTTTCCATCTGGCAGCGCGAGACGAGGTTGGTCACCTGAGCAACTCCTACGTGCAGCCGTACTCCTGCTATGAGCTGGGTTGCGTCCTGCTCACCAGTCCAGAG tCTGCAGAGAGGGGCAGAATGCTGCTGATTCAGGCTAAG GAGGACTATGGCGGCTATGACTTTGAGAACAGGCTCCATGTTCGTATCCATTCAGCTCTCGCCTCAATAAGGGCCGCTGCAGTCCAGACTTGA